GGGCAAGATGAAGGTTTCTGCACTGCTCGAGGCTTTGCCGAAGGTGGGCAAGGTCAAGGCTCAGGAGATCATGACCGAGCTGGAGATCGCTCCGACGCGTCGCATCCGCGGCCTCGGTGATCGTCAGCGTCGGGCTCTGCTCACCAAGTTCGACTTCGAGGTCTGAGTCGAACCGT
The nucleotide sequence above comes from Rhodococcus sp. KBS0724. Encoded proteins:
- the mihF gene encoding integration host factor, actinobacterial type; its protein translation is MALPQLTDEQRAAALEKAAAARKARAELKERLKRGGTDLKEVLKDAEDNEILGKMKVSALLEALPKVGKVKAQEIMTELEIAPTRRIRGLGDRQRRALLTKFDFEV